A genomic segment from Clostridium pasteurianum BC1 encodes:
- a CDS encoding histidine kinase dimerization/phospho-acceptor domain-containing protein, protein MNNQSISFKLKVLSLSIIVLITFVIIYSSALIYNKNTFYPTVNNGRLLTSSIKTNIEEALIKRDFTTPLKTDFPYAVIDLNGRVLSSSIVKYKKDTVVNLNDFMEYDNKASLEQPEIIKYTEPLIIDNTQVGTVIFLIPKDKFLSIAPGFLTFLNIIPITIALLIIIILVILTYIFTRKDILSPLATLHESARRILKGDFSYKIQYDYDTEIGLFCHDFEAMRDELKYSKEKEVSIKSKEKELLACLSHDIKTPLTAIHGYVLGIKDGIVKDKAGIENYCSIILNRVRMLSKLLEDILEHSKAELNKMNISLC, encoded by the coding sequence TATTCTTCTGCTCTCATATATAACAAAAATACTTTTTATCCTACTGTTAATAATGGTAGACTTTTAACTTCTTCTATAAAAACTAATATAGAAGAAGCTTTAATTAAAAGGGATTTTACCACTCCTTTGAAAACCGATTTTCCCTATGCAGTTATAGATTTAAATGGCAGGGTTTTGTCCTCCTCTATTGTTAAATATAAAAAAGATACTGTAGTAAATTTAAACGACTTTATGGAATATGATAACAAAGCTTCCCTTGAGCAGCCCGAAATTATTAAATATACTGAGCCATTGATTATAGATAATACTCAAGTAGGTACAGTAATTTTTCTAATTCCCAAGGATAAATTTTTATCTATTGCTCCGGGATTTTTAACCTTTTTAAATATAATACCTATAACAATTGCTTTGCTTATTATAATTATACTAGTAATTCTTACTTATATTTTTACACGAAAAGATATTTTATCTCCCTTGGCTACTCTTCATGAAAGTGCTCGCAGAATCTTAAAAGGAGATTTTTCTTATAAAATACAATACGATTATGATACTGAGATTGGCCTCTTTTGCCACGATTTTGAGGCTATGAGAGACGAACTTAAGTATTCAAAGGAAAAGGAAGTCTCAATAAAATCAAAGGAAAAAGAGCTCTTAGCTTGCTTGTCTCATGATATTAAAACCCCTTTAACGGCTATTCATGGATACGTTTTAGGAATTAAGGATGGTATTGTTAAAGATAAGGCTGGTATTGAAAATTATTGCTCAATAATCTTAAACAGAGTAAGAATGTTATCTAAGCTTCTTGAGGATATTTTAGAACATTCAAAGGCAGAGCTTAACAAAATGAATATATCACTTTGTTAA
- a CDS encoding sensor histidine kinase: MEVESRGLHFIVLDKIPNLVLNGDKKRLSQVMYNLVSNSIKYSKKGGTISIFFENTGRYIKVYVKDTGIGISSADIPFIFNKFYRAEKCRNQNIPGSGLGLSISKYILEAHGGFINCVESSSNGTTICFALPI; this comes from the coding sequence GTGGAAGTAGAGAGTAGAGGACTTCATTTTATTGTTCTTGATAAAATTCCTAACTTAGTGCTAAATGGAGATAAAAAGAGACTTTCGCAGGTAATGTATAATTTGGTTTCAAACAGTATAAAGTATTCAAAAAAGGGGGGAACCATTTCTATATTCTTCGAAAATACAGGAAGGTATATTAAGGTTTATGTGAAGGACACAGGCATAGGCATTTCCTCTGCGGATATTCCATTTATATTTAATAAATTTTATAGAGCGGAAAAGTGCAGAAATCAGAATATTCCCGGTTCCGGTCTTGGTCTTTCTATTTCTAAATATATTCTTGAAGCCCATGGTGGCTTTATAAATTGCGTTGAATCTTCATCTAATGGGACAACTATTTGTTTTGCGCTTCCAATATAA
- a CDS encoding DUF1648 domain-containing protein — protein sequence MTEKRPVLKLKYSISEKIIFALTVLILISDFILIAIYWRNMPSIIPTHFNFSGKPDGWGGRGSLLVVPITNLFIFILLAVLSKFPHIGNYPVNITEKNAKYQYSNARKLMIVMNLEIVCLFFYIFLSEIYSALDKSNGPGILFLPVFLLVIFGTTAYFAIKMYRNKPPIT from the coding sequence ATGACTGAAAAAAGACCTGTTTTAAAATTAAAATATTCAATTTCTGAAAAAATCATTTTTGCATTAACTGTACTAATACTTATATCAGACTTTATACTTATTGCAATATATTGGAGAAATATGCCTTCCATAATACCAACACATTTTAATTTTTCTGGTAAACCTGATGGCTGGGGGGGAAGAGGTAGTCTTTTAGTGGTTCCAATAACAAACCTGTTTATATTCATATTACTTGCAGTACTCAGCAAATTCCCTCACATTGGTAATTATCCTGTAAATATTACTGAAAAAAATGCCAAGTATCAGTATAGTAATGCTAGAAAATTAATGATTGTAATGAATTTGGAAATAGTGTGTCTTTTTTTCTATATATTCTTAAGCGAAATATATTCAGCCCTAGATAAAAGCAATGGACCTGGAATTTTATTTTTACCTGTATTCTTATTAGTGATTTTTGGTACTACTGCATACTTCGCAATTAAAATGTATAGGAACAAACCCCCTATCACATAA
- a CDS encoding ABC transporter permease, with the protein MCRLIHAEIYKLFRMRGFKILCIIALILGISMAGLSKLSSSEDFLKSSLKSFPPEQQQTYIEQLKKANAESYSKVTIGSMGFFVHSKDIFHPTGKDVFRASFGIGVIEILASVLIGSMIAIEYSSGTIKNILAYGKKREYYYIAKIVAAFVGFTIILGLMVTSTTIISSFTFGWGAPFAINDALYILKIFAAALAVGLGTISFLIFISTLVKSNGGTILIGIILFSISPMFIAFLYGKYTWFDKLYKCILPYNWALATSAAVTNNELLRASSLGIITLLITAAAGIAVFKNQDIK; encoded by the coding sequence ATGTGTAGACTAATTCATGCAGAAATCTATAAATTATTTAGAATGAGAGGCTTTAAAATATTGTGTATAATAGCACTAATACTTGGAATATCTATGGCTGGTTTATCAAAATTATCTTCTTCTGAAGATTTTTTGAAAAGCAGTTTAAAAAGTTTTCCTCCAGAACAGCAGCAGACATATATAGAACAGCTAAAAAAAGCAAATGCAGAATCCTATTCTAAAGTAACAATTGGCAGTATGGGGTTTTTTGTCCATTCCAAGGACATCTTCCATCCTACTGGTAAAGATGTTTTCCGTGCTTCCTTTGGCATAGGTGTAATAGAAATATTGGCATCAGTGCTTATAGGCTCTATGATAGCCATAGAATACTCTTCTGGAACCATAAAAAATATACTTGCCTATGGCAAAAAAAGAGAATATTATTATATAGCTAAAATAGTTGCTGCTTTTGTTGGCTTTACTATAATATTAGGCCTAATGGTTACTTCAACTACCATTATAAGCAGTTTTACTTTTGGATGGGGGGCTCCATTTGCCATTAACGATGCACTTTATATATTAAAAATATTTGCTGCTGCCCTAGCAGTTGGTCTTGGAACTATTTCTTTTTTAATATTTATATCAACCCTTGTAAAAAGCAATGGTGGCACTATACTGATAGGCATAATATTATTTTCAATTTCACCTATGTTCATTGCTTTTTTATATGGAAAATATACCTGGTTTGACAAACTTTATAAGTGTATACTACCCTATAATTGGGCTTTAGCTACCTCCGCTGCTGTTACTAATAATGAACTTTTAAGAGCCTCTTCATTAGGAATTATAACATTATTAATAACTGCTGCAGCTGGAATTGCTGTATTTAAAAATCAAGACATAAAATAA
- a CDS encoding ABC transporter ATP-binding protein, translating to MKDIVLKTHKLCKKYGSEFAVNNISITINKGDIYGFIGRNGAGKTTLIRMITGLIHKTSGEIELLGSSGNITLDEARSMTGSVIETPTFYGDMTARENLEVSTLVRNIPGKQCIEDVLNMVGLKDVKKKKVKNFSLGMRQRLGIANALLGNPRLLILDEPINGLDPVSVVKIRELLKKINKEKETTILISSHILSELSELATCYGIINNGKLVEEITSEELSEKCKQYIELKVNNTKGAVVLLETELDIKDYVVHENNIIKIYSNLDDVGKINTLLSTNGIIIEKILSKGQNLEEYFLNVIGDEANV from the coding sequence ATGAAAGATATAGTATTAAAAACCCATAAACTCTGCAAAAAATATGGCAGCGAATTTGCTGTAAACAATATTAGCATAACCATAAACAAGGGAGACATATACGGCTTTATTGGAAGAAACGGAGCTGGAAAAACTACCTTAATAAGAATGATAACTGGACTAATCCATAAAACCAGTGGTGAAATTGAACTTCTTGGAAGCTCAGGCAATATAACTTTAGATGAAGCCAGGTCCATGACTGGAAGTGTTATAGAAACTCCTACCTTTTATGGTGATATGACTGCCAGAGAAAATCTTGAAGTTTCAACACTGGTCAGAAATATTCCCGGAAAACAGTGCATAGAAGATGTTTTAAATATGGTAGGTTTAAAGGATGTTAAGAAAAAGAAGGTCAAAAATTTTTCCTTAGGCATGAGACAGCGTTTAGGCATTGCCAATGCACTTTTAGGAAATCCCCGTTTGCTAATATTGGATGAACCCATAAACGGACTGGACCCAGTAAGTGTAGTGAAAATAAGAGAACTGCTAAAAAAAATAAATAAAGAAAAAGAAACTACTATATTAATCTCCAGCCATATATTAAGTGAACTCTCAGAGCTAGCCACCTGCTATGGAATAATTAATAATGGCAAATTGGTAGAAGAAATTACTTCAGAGGAACTAAGTGAAAAGTGTAAACAGTATATAGAACTTAAGGTAAATAACACTAAAGGAGCTGTAGTTTTATTGGAAACTGAGCTTGACATTAAAGACTATGTGGTTCATGAAAATAATATAATAAAAATTTATAGTAATCTTGATGATGTCGGGAAAATCAATACCTTACTTTCCACTAATGGTATAATTATTGAAAAAATTCTTTCCAAAGGACAAAATCTAGAAGAATATTTCTTAAATGTTATAGGAGATGAGGCAAATGTGTAG
- a CDS encoding YhfC family intramembrane metalloprotease, whose product MVSNMSIIAMIISIILSIAFPLALLIYFRIRCKISFAAVGIGAAIFIVFSQILERLMHSYMLYDNNATSNLLKNPLVFAIYGSLAAGIFEEVGRFVGFKFFLKKHREWKDGIAYGIGHGGIEAILIGVLGNLNNIIYSKMINAGTFEKTLGQALSVSKLEQIKSSLINTSPLIFTVSGIERILAVTLQLGLSLLVLYSIKKRKYVFLLLSIVIHALVDFMAVFLAQKGANTWTIEGIVLVFAVISVAFIVKSRELFLLEKIQKPDNIMR is encoded by the coding sequence ATGGTTAGTAATATGTCAATAATAGCTATGATTATTTCTATAATTTTATCTATTGCTTTTCCATTGGCCTTATTAATTTATTTTCGTATTCGCTGTAAAATAAGTTTTGCCGCTGTAGGTATAGGTGCCGCAATATTTATTGTGTTTTCACAGATATTAGAGAGATTAATGCATTCCTATATGTTATATGACAATAATGCTACTTCCAACCTGCTGAAAAACCCATTAGTCTTTGCCATCTATGGCAGCTTAGCAGCAGGAATTTTTGAAGAAGTAGGCAGATTTGTAGGTTTTAAGTTTTTTCTTAAAAAACATAGAGAGTGGAAAGACGGAATAGCCTATGGCATTGGGCATGGTGGTATTGAAGCTATACTAATTGGTGTTTTGGGAAACTTAAATAATATAATATATTCAAAAATGATTAATGCAGGCACTTTTGAAAAAACTTTAGGCCAGGCATTATCAGTAAGTAAATTGGAACAAATTAAATCTTCTCTAATTAATACTTCCCCCTTAATTTTTACTGTATCTGGAATAGAAAGAATACTAGCAGTAACACTCCAATTAGGGCTTTCTCTTTTAGTACTTTATTCCATTAAAAAGAGAAAATATGTTTTTCTTCTGCTGTCTATAGTTATTCATGCGTTAGTTGATTTTATGGCAGTTTTTTTGGCGCAAAAAGGAGCCAATACCTGGACAATAGAAGGCATTGTACTGGTATTTGCAGTAATCAGTGTTGCATTTATAGTTAAATCAAGAGAATTATTTTTACTTGAGAAAATTCAAAAGCCTGACAATATAATGAGGTAA
- a CDS encoding response regulator transcription factor, translating into MKSNINILITEDDTDINTLLCDILTKECYNVRAAYSGSEARMCIEQYDYDIVLLDLMLPGISGENLISEIRKLKIMPIIVISAKVSQQDKINVLRLGADDFIGKPFDIHEVLARIQAQLRRYKEFSSVNITDKKLSYKNIILDMESKEVLIRNNPIILTFREYSILELLMSNPKKVFTKANIFETVWKDNFFGDDNTINVHISNLRTKLAQADNETKYIQTVWGIGFKLHE; encoded by the coding sequence ATGAAATCAAATATCAATATATTGATAACTGAGGATGATACAGATATCAATACATTACTGTGTGATATATTGACAAAAGAATGCTATAACGTCCGGGCTGCCTATTCCGGTTCTGAAGCTAGAATGTGCATAGAACAGTATGACTATGACATAGTTCTTCTCGATTTAATGCTTCCGGGAATCAGTGGCGAAAATCTCATATCTGAAATAAGAAAGCTGAAAATTATGCCTATTATAGTCATATCGGCAAAAGTATCCCAGCAAGATAAAATAAATGTATTAAGACTGGGAGCAGATGATTTTATAGGAAAGCCCTTTGATATACATGAAGTACTTGCAAGAATACAAGCTCAATTAAGGCGATATAAAGAATTTTCATCAGTAAACATAACAGATAAAAAATTGAGCTATAAAAATATAATTTTAGATATGGAATCAAAAGAAGTTTTAATTAGAAATAATCCTATTATTCTAACCTTTAGAGAATACTCCATATTGGAATTATTAATGTCTAATCCAAAAAAAGTTTTCACAAAGGCCAATATATTTGAAACTGTGTGGAAAGATAATTTTTTTGGTGATGACAATACAATAAATGTACATATAAGTAATCTCCGAACAAAGCTTGCTCAGGCAGATAATGAAACAAAATATATTCAGACAGTATGGGGTATAGGGTTTAAACTGCATGAATAA